TTCAAGTCcgtattgatgatggttttcagtgGTTTGTGGTAATCAAAAGTCACCATCCTAGATTTCAAAAAGGTGTCAATCATCAATTGCTGATATCTACTAAGCACCCCCTTttaaatgacactcatattctctgtgctcatattgatgatggttctcactGATTTGTGACAAACAATTTCTGTAACCATTCTTAGGGCAAAACTAGAATATTTTTGATCGCAGTGAATTTTTAACCCACAGCCTCTCATACGGAAATGGAGACTTGAATCACGACTTGTGTCAACACGCAAACTAAAAAGACCGCCAAAACGTGACCAGTAgctcaaaataaaatattagaCTAGGAACGTAATTGACATTAATCTCTGGAAACGTTTTGTGTTTTGCTTTTCCACCATTTAATTTTAGGATAACGAACATTGACAATACATTTTCTTATCTCCTAGCGAAATTATCATTCATTGCCCCACCGGTCCGCTGAATATTGTTGCGATTCGACTTGATTCGCTTCTCGACAGTTTCGTTGCTGGCCGCATGCTTGAATTGTTTCGTAAGAAAATCCTTATCGTATTTTTTATCCTTGTCCTTCTGTTCCTGCAGGCGGTCTTCATCCTCATAGCGACGAACATTTTTCTGCCGCTCATTATCCCGCCACTCCGCATTCTGAAGCATTGCCTTGCGTTTAGCTTCTATTTCCTCCTCCGTTAGAGGATTCTTTCTTTCCGGACGTTTCCAGGCCGGTTTCTGGCTCGATTGATGTGCTTTGATTTCGTCCCTTTTGTAGAGCCGAACTTCATCGCGCTTAGAAAGTTCTAGCTTCTTGCCTGATGCTGAAACAAGGCCAAAATTTCGGCTACTTGCAGGCCTTGTTTCACCATCAGAATCGTCCTTGCGGCGTATTTGCTGCGGGGATGATTCTGTACTCGAGCTTGGCGGTGTGTTTTGTTTGCGGTTTCGATCTCTAGAACGTGACCGATCCCTTCTAGGTGCGGGAAAATGTTTACGGTCACGACTCCGAGAACGATGACGATCTCGCTTTGATTCTTCTCGTTTCCTACTTTTCCTATCGTCATAGGACCTATCGTGGTATCTTTTTGTTTCTGAGCTTTGATCGCGTGCCCGTGATGGTCCAGAACGATACTTATCTCTTGAATTTGATCGTTCCCTTCGATGCCTCCGGACATCACGTGAGTCTGAATCGGACTCTCCAGAACTACTGCTTCCgcgtttctttttcttcttttttgacttttttggTTTCGCTAATTTGTTAAGTTCCTTCGACAACTTCTGATACTTCATACTGAGCAGTTTATTTAAACTAACCTCTTCTCCCTGCTCTGCATCGATCGAATGTTGCACTTTTTTATACTTTTCCGCCAGAATTTTGTCCAAATCTCTGTCTTCGTCATCGGTATCTGATTCACCTGTGGATGTTCTTGATGttcttttcttcttctttgCTTTATCTAAAAagacataaaataaaattacatttaaatgaaaattgtaattttattgagtaCAATAACCCGCTAGTACTTCTTATTAGGCCAAGGACATTACTTGGAAAGTAATAAAAACATAAGGTACAAATAAAGTTTCTAAactaagaaaaatgtttttaaaacaaGCAAAAAGTTTGCAAGTAATAAGTCTTACATAAACTGAATTATAAGTATCCAAACAATACGTACGCTTTCTGTCCTTATCTCTTTTGCCGTGAATGCTACGATCGCTTTTTAGCAACCGGTGCAACTCCTTTAGCTTAACTGGATTTTCCAGAATTTTCTGTCGACTTTCGACTTCTTTCTGCTTGATGGCCATC
Above is a window of Topomyia yanbarensis strain Yona2022 unplaced genomic scaffold, ASM3024719v1 HiC_scaffold_111, whole genome shotgun sequence DNA encoding:
- the LOC131694614 gene encoding pre-mRNA-splicing factor CWC25 homolog; the encoded protein is MGGGDLNTKKSWHPSTFKNQERVWKAEQADAAEKRKLAELQHEINEERNREELKSIAKKSGLIADTDGDRKLEWMYKGPQVNREEYLLGRTVDKTFEQLDAQEKAGPSVGISQPKNHVEHECIPFSIRQYKGLESTEQVDMTRKLMEDPLMAIKQKEVESRQKILENPVKLKELHRLLKSDRSIHGKRDKDRKHKAKKKKRTSRTSTGESDTDDEDRDLDKILAEKYKKVQHSIDAEQGEEVSLNKLLSMKYQKLSKELNKLAKPKKSKKKKKKRGSSSSGESDSDSRDVRRHRRERSNSRDKYRSGPSRARDQSSETKRYHDRSYDDRKSRKREESKRDRHRSRSRDRKHFPAPRRDRSRSRDRNRKQNTPPSSSTESSPQQIRRKDDSDGETRPASSRNFGLVSASGKKLELSKRDEVRLYKRDEIKAHQSSQKPAWKRPERKNPLTEEEIEAKRKAMLQNAEWRDNERQKNVRRYEDEDRLQEQKDKDKKYDKDFLTKQFKHAASNETVEKRIKSNRNNIQRTGGAMNDNFARR